The Corynebacterium comes genome window below encodes:
- a CDS encoding polyribonucleotide nucleotidyltransferase, protein MNNPVAFHVDEDFGVTEAAVTIDNGDFGSRIIRFETGQLARQAGGSVTTYLDDDNMMLATVTASNQPREGLDFFPLTVDVEERMYAAGRIPGSFFRREGRPSTDAILACRLIDRPLRPTFVKGLRNEVQVVITVLSQNPEDYYDVVAINGASAATQLSGLPVSGAVGGVRMALIADDKHPKGQWVAFPTHEQRDNSVFEMVVAGRLVEREQGRHKGEDVAIMMVEAGAGANTLERIKDGAPAPTESTVSEGLESAKPFIALLCKAQAGLAERAARERREFPLFPEYSDEVYSAVEKKAGRKLSELLTIKGKQEREDSTNAFMIEVEDSLRGAVAADDASKQIRAAFNAVMKQIVRTKILTEGYRIDGRGVSDIRDLGVEVDLIPRAHGSALFERGETQILGVTTLDMLKMEQQIDSLSPETAKRYFHHYNFPPYSTGETGRVGSPKRREIGHGALAERALEPVIPSRETFPYAIRQVSEALSSNGSTSMGSVCASTLALYNAGVPLKAAVAGIAMGLVSDEVDGETKYVALTDILGAEDAFGDMDFKVAGTAEIITALQLDTKLDGIPSQVLSDALEQAREARLAILETMAEVIDAPDEMSPLAPRITSLKIPISKIGELIGPKGKMINSITEETGAQISIEDDGTVHVSAITGEAVEAAVEKINSLANPQLPKVGERFLGTVVKTVAFGAFVSLTPGRDGLIHISNLGGDERIEKVEDVINVGDKIQVEIADIDNRGKISLTPVEG, encoded by the coding sequence ATGAACAATCCCGTGGCATTTCACGTGGACGAGGATTTCGGCGTCACTGAGGCAGCCGTCACCATCGACAACGGCGACTTCGGTTCCCGCATCATTCGTTTCGAGACCGGCCAGCTGGCCCGCCAGGCCGGCGGATCCGTCACCACCTACCTGGATGACGACAACATGATGCTGGCCACCGTGACCGCCTCCAACCAGCCGCGTGAGGGCCTCGACTTCTTCCCGCTGACGGTGGACGTCGAGGAGCGGATGTACGCCGCCGGACGCATCCCCGGTTCCTTCTTCCGCCGCGAGGGTCGCCCGTCGACCGACGCGATCCTCGCCTGCCGTCTGATCGACCGCCCGCTGCGTCCGACCTTCGTCAAGGGGCTGCGCAACGAGGTCCAGGTCGTCATCACGGTCCTCTCCCAGAACCCGGAGGACTACTACGACGTCGTCGCCATCAACGGCGCCTCCGCCGCCACCCAGCTCTCCGGCCTGCCGGTGTCCGGTGCCGTCGGCGGCGTCCGTATGGCGCTGATCGCCGACGACAAGCACCCCAAGGGCCAGTGGGTCGCCTTCCCGACCCACGAGCAGCGCGACAACAGCGTCTTCGAGATGGTCGTCGCCGGCCGCCTCGTCGAGCGTGAGCAGGGTCGCCACAAGGGCGAGGACGTCGCCATCATGATGGTCGAGGCCGGTGCCGGCGCGAACACGCTCGAGCGCATCAAGGACGGCGCCCCGGCTCCGACCGAGTCCACCGTGTCCGAGGGCCTGGAGTCCGCGAAGCCTTTCATCGCCCTGCTCTGCAAGGCGCAGGCCGGCCTGGCCGAGCGTGCCGCCCGGGAGCGTCGGGAGTTCCCGCTGTTCCCGGAATACTCCGACGAGGTCTACTCGGCCGTGGAGAAGAAGGCGGGCAGGAAGCTCTCCGAGCTGCTGACCATCAAGGGTAAGCAGGAGCGCGAGGACTCCACCAACGCCTTCATGATCGAAGTTGAGGACTCCCTGCGGGGCGCTGTCGCCGCTGACGACGCCTCCAAGCAGATCCGCGCCGCCTTCAACGCAGTGATGAAGCAGATCGTACGCACCAAGATCCTCACCGAGGGTTACCGTATCGATGGCCGCGGCGTCTCCGACATCCGTGACCTGGGCGTCGAGGTCGACCTGATCCCGCGCGCCCACGGCTCCGCACTCTTCGAGCGCGGTGAGACGCAGATCCTCGGCGTGACCACCCTGGACATGCTCAAGATGGAGCAGCAGATCGACTCGCTGTCCCCGGAGACGGCCAAGCGCTACTTCCACCACTACAACTTCCCGCCGTACTCCACCGGTGAGACCGGCCGCGTCGGTTCCCCGAAGCGCCGCGAGATCGGTCACGGTGCGCTCGCCGAGCGTGCCCTCGAGCCGGTCATCCCGTCCCGCGAGACCTTCCCCTACGCCATCCGCCAGGTCTCCGAGGCACTGAGCTCCAACGGTTCCACCTCCATGGGTTCCGTCTGTGCCTCCACCCTCGCCCTGTACAACGCCGGTGTGCCGCTGAAGGCCGCGGTCGCGGGTATCGCCATGGGCCTCGTCTCCGACGAGGTCGACGGCGAGACCAAGTACGTCGCCCTCACCGACATCCTCGGTGCGGAGGACGCCTTCGGTGACATGGACTTCAAGGTCGCCGGCACCGCCGAGATCATCACCGCGCTGCAGCTGGACACCAAGCTCGACGGCATCCCGTCGCAGGTGCTCTCGGACGCCCTCGAGCAGGCCCGTGAGGCCCGTCTGGCCATCCTGGAGACGATGGCCGAGGTCATCGACGCTCCCGACGAGATGTCGCCGCTGGCTCCGAGGATCACCAGCCTGAAGATCCCGATCTCCAAGATCGGTGAGCTCATCGGCCCGAAGGGCAAGATGATCAACTCGATCACCGAGGAGACCGGCGCACAGATCTCCATCGAGGACGACGGCACCGTCCACGTCTCCGCGATCACCGGCGAGGCCGTCGAGGCCGCGGTGGAGAAGATCAACTCCCTCGCGAACCCGCAGCTGCCGAAGGTCGGCGAGCGTTTCCTGGGCACCGTGGTCAAGACCGTCGCCTTCGGCGCGTTCGTCTCCCTGACCCCGGGCCGTGACGGCCTGATCCACATCTCGAACCTCGGTGGCGATGAGCGCATCGAGAAGGTCGAGGACGTGATCAACGTCGGCGACAAGATCCAGGTCGAGATCGCCGACATCGACAACCGCGGAAAGATCTCCCTGACCCCTGTCGAGGGCTAG
- the rpsO gene encoding 30S ribosomal protein S15 produces the protein MALTSEQKKAILGEYGLHETDTGSPEAQVAMLTNRINTLTEHLKFHKHDHHSRRGLLLMVGRRRALLKYLAGENIARYRDLIARLGLRR, from the coding sequence ATGGCTCTGACCAGTGAGCAGAAGAAGGCCATCCTCGGCGAGTACGGTCTCCACGAGACCGACACCGGCTCCCCGGAGGCCCAGGTCGCAATGCTGACCAACCGCATCAACACCCTGACCGAGCACCTGAAGTTCCACAAGCACGATCACCACTCCCGTCGTGGCCTGCTGCTGATGGTCGGCCGTCGTCGTGCGCTGCTGAAGTACCTGGCCGGCGAGAACATCGCCCGCTACCGTGACCTGATCGCCCGCCTGGGCCTGCGTCGCTAA
- a CDS encoding nucleoside hydrolase — protein sequence MRRKIILDLDTGIDDALALAYALGSPELEIIGVTGTYGNVAVDTGVRNALAILELFGRTDVPVHAGLPCARECDSFEVLEISEFIHGANGIGGAQLPEPTTAAAEGDAVEFLVESVRKYGDELVIVPTGPSTTIAAAIEADSSFAENARIIMMGGALTVPGNVRPWAEANVHQDPEATDLLFRRARDVTMVGLDVTLQTLLTTRETAVWRSLGTRGGTFLADAADHYIRAYETTSPHLGGCGLHDPLAVAVAVDPGLVEFLHLNLKVDTHGETRGRTIADETRLNDPVKTARVAALVDVERFLAEFMGRLTALAEKTPAA from the coding sequence GTGCGCAGGAAGATCATCCTCGATCTGGACACCGGTATCGACGACGCCCTCGCCCTGGCCTATGCGCTCGGCTCCCCGGAGCTGGAGATCATCGGCGTCACCGGCACCTACGGCAACGTGGCTGTGGACACCGGTGTGCGCAACGCCCTGGCCATCCTGGAGCTCTTCGGCCGCACGGACGTCCCCGTCCACGCCGGCCTTCCGTGCGCCCGGGAGTGTGACTCCTTCGAGGTCCTGGAGATCTCCGAATTCATCCACGGCGCCAACGGCATCGGCGGGGCGCAGCTGCCCGAGCCCACGACGGCCGCCGCCGAGGGCGACGCGGTGGAGTTCCTGGTCGAGTCCGTCCGGAAGTACGGCGACGAGCTCGTGATCGTACCCACCGGCCCGTCCACCACCATTGCCGCCGCCATCGAGGCCGACTCCTCCTTCGCGGAGAACGCCCGCATCATCATGATGGGTGGCGCACTGACCGTCCCTGGCAATGTGCGGCCCTGGGCGGAGGCCAACGTCCACCAGGACCCCGAGGCCACCGACCTGCTCTTCCGTCGAGCCCGGGACGTGACCATGGTCGGCCTGGACGTGACCCTGCAGACCCTGCTGACCACCCGGGAGACCGCCGTGTGGCGCAGCCTGGGCACCCGGGGCGGAACCTTCCTGGCCGACGCCGCCGACCACTACATCCGGGCCTACGAGACCACCTCGCCGCACCTGGGGGGCTGCGGCCTGCATGACCCGCTGGCCGTCGCCGTCGCCGTCGACCCGGGCCTGGTGGAGTTTCTGCACCTCAACCTCAAGGTGGACACACACGGGGAGACCCGCGGCCGCACCATCGCCGACGAGACCCGCCTGAACGATCCCGTGAAGACCGCCCGCGTCGCCGCGCTCGTCGACGTCGAGCGTTTCCTGGCCGAGTTCATGGGGCGGCTGACCGCGCTGGCGGAGAAGACCCCGGCAGCGTAG
- a CDS encoding bifunctional riboflavin kinase/FAD synthetase yields MIVWHGVDDIPADLEASVVTIGVFDGVHRGHRALIEKAVEVARVKGLPCVMVTFDPHPLSVFAPERTPVLLIPVEQRLRHAMELGVHGVLVLDFRRELAGMEPEEYFTVLLRDKLRAKAVVVGENFTFGRNAAGTADTMRELGKKYDVDINIVELLYDEDTRICSSQIREYLGASDVKNAAWALGRDFIVTGEIVHGAGRGGRELGFPTANQYFPESVALPADGVYAGWFTIRDDRPIDGNMTRDVPYPAAISVGTNPTFGDEPRSVESFLLDRDADLYGHTADVSFVGHVRDMVKYNSVEELTAAITADVEKVREILGIKE; encoded by the coding sequence GTGATTGTTTGGCACGGAGTTGACGACATCCCCGCTGACCTCGAAGCATCGGTGGTCACCATCGGGGTGTTCGACGGAGTCCACCGCGGGCACCGCGCGCTCATCGAGAAAGCGGTTGAGGTGGCCCGGGTTAAAGGGCTGCCGTGTGTGATGGTCACCTTTGACCCGCACCCGCTCTCGGTGTTCGCGCCTGAGCGCACCCCGGTGCTGCTGATCCCCGTCGAGCAGCGGCTACGGCACGCGATGGAGCTGGGGGTCCACGGCGTCCTGGTCCTGGACTTCCGGCGCGAACTGGCGGGCATGGAGCCGGAGGAGTACTTCACCGTGCTGCTCCGCGACAAGCTCAGGGCGAAGGCGGTGGTGGTGGGGGAGAACTTCACCTTCGGCCGCAACGCCGCAGGCACCGCGGACACGATGCGGGAGCTGGGGAAGAAGTACGACGTGGACATCAACATCGTCGAACTGCTCTACGACGAGGACACCAGGATCTGCTCCTCGCAGATCCGGGAGTACCTCGGCGCCAGCGACGTCAAGAATGCCGCCTGGGCCCTGGGCCGTGATTTCATCGTCACCGGCGAGATCGTCCACGGTGCCGGCCGTGGTGGGCGCGAGCTGGGTTTCCCCACCGCGAACCAGTATTTCCCGGAGTCCGTGGCCCTGCCCGCTGACGGTGTCTACGCCGGCTGGTTCACCATCCGGGATGACCGCCCGATCGACGGCAACATGACACGGGATGTGCCGTACCCGGCGGCGATCTCGGTGGGCACCAACCCGACCTTCGGAGACGAACCGCGCAGCGTCGAGTCGTTTCTGCTGGACCGGGATGCCGACCTCTACGGGCACACCGCGGACGTCTCCTTCGTCGGACACGTCCGCGACATGGTGAAGTACAACTCGGTGGAGGAGCTGACCGCCGCCATCACCGCGGACGTGGAGAAGGTCCGGGAGATCCTCGGCATCAAGGAGTAG
- the truB gene encoding tRNA pseudouridine(55) synthase TruB translates to MTDPLAGSGLVVVDKPAGMTSHDVVARLRRYFSTRRVGHAGTLDPMATGVLIVGIERGTKFLAHMVAATKSYDATIRLGASTTTDDAEGEVTGGASAASISEEQVRAGVEALSGDILQRPSSVSAIKIDGRRAHELVRAGVEVNLPERPVTVTRFDVLEFRREGDFLDVDVSVDCSSGTYIRSLARDLGESLGVGGHLTALRRTAVGPFLLSDAQPLDSLESSPKLSLSLDEALTRNFPVLPVTDEEADALAMGKWLEPRGLADTHAAVAPDGRAIALIREKGNRLSTVFVARPSTL, encoded by the coding sequence ATGACTGATCCCCTGGCCGGTTCCGGACTCGTAGTCGTTGATAAGCCCGCGGGCATGACCTCGCATGATGTGGTCGCCCGCCTTCGTCGATACTTCTCCACCCGACGGGTGGGCCACGCCGGCACCCTCGATCCGATGGCCACGGGAGTGCTGATCGTCGGCATCGAACGGGGCACGAAGTTCCTCGCGCACATGGTCGCCGCCACGAAATCCTACGACGCCACCATCCGCCTCGGGGCGTCCACGACCACCGACGACGCCGAAGGGGAGGTCACGGGCGGGGCCAGCGCGGCGTCGATAAGCGAGGAGCAGGTACGCGCCGGCGTCGAGGCGCTGAGCGGCGACATCCTGCAACGTCCCTCCTCGGTCAGCGCCATCAAGATCGACGGCCGCCGCGCCCACGAGCTCGTCCGCGCCGGGGTGGAGGTCAACCTGCCTGAACGGCCCGTCACGGTGACCCGTTTCGACGTGCTGGAGTTCCGCCGGGAGGGCGATTTCCTCGACGTCGACGTGAGCGTCGACTGCTCCTCAGGCACCTACATCCGTTCGCTGGCCCGCGACCTCGGCGAGTCGCTCGGTGTCGGCGGGCACCTCACCGCCCTGCGACGCACCGCGGTCGGGCCCTTCCTGCTTTCCGACGCCCAACCCCTCGATTCCCTCGAGTCCTCCCCGAAGCTCTCGCTCTCACTGGACGAGGCGCTCACCCGGAACTTCCCCGTCCTCCCGGTCACCGACGAGGAGGCCGACGCCCTGGCCATGGGTAAGTGGCTCGAACCGCGCGGCCTGGCGGACACCCACGCGGCCGTGGCGCCCGACGGGCGGGCGATCGCCCTCATCAGGGAGAAGGGCAATCGGCTGTCCACCGTCTTCGTGGCACGCCCCTCGACCCTCTAG
- a CDS encoding 4'-phosphopantetheinyl transferase family protein encodes MLESSLFPEAARFCYVITDKHEPDLQNFHGLNPLEQALVSHSVDIRKAEFGDARWCAHQALHDLGRCEDEPILRGERGMPLWPENITGSMTHTEGFRAAVVAPKTHVRSMGLDAEPAEPLPREVISSIARPGEMPQLERLHSEGIECADRLLFCAKEATYKAWFPMTHRWLGFEDAEIDIRSDGSFISYLLTRPTPVPFISGRWMVRDGYVIAATAVT; translated from the coding sequence ATGCTTGAGTCGAGTCTCTTCCCCGAGGCCGCCCGCTTCTGTTATGTCATCACCGACAAACACGAGCCTGACCTGCAGAACTTCCACGGCCTGAATCCCCTCGAGCAGGCGCTGGTGTCGCACTCGGTGGACATCCGCAAGGCGGAGTTCGGCGACGCCCGGTGGTGCGCCCATCAGGCGCTCCACGACCTGGGCAGGTGTGAGGACGAACCCATCCTCCGCGGTGAACGGGGCATGCCCCTGTGGCCGGAGAACATCACCGGATCCATGACCCACACCGAGGGTTTCCGGGCCGCCGTCGTGGCCCCGAAGACACACGTCCGCTCCATGGGGCTGGATGCCGAACCCGCGGAACCGCTTCCCCGGGAGGTCATCAGCTCCATCGCGCGCCCGGGCGAGATGCCCCAGCTTGAACGCCTGCACTCCGAGGGCATCGAGTGCGCCGACCGCCTGCTCTTCTGCGCCAAGGAAGCCACCTACAAGGCGTGGTTCCCCATGACGCACCGCTGGCTGGGTTTCGAGGACGCGGAGATCGACATCCGTTCCGACGGTTCCTTCATCTCCTACCTGCTGACCCGGCCCACCCCGGTGCCCTTCATCTCCGGTCGGTGGATGGTGCGTGACGGGTACGTGATCGCTGCGACGGCGGTGACCTAG
- a CDS encoding metallophosphoesterase family protein: protein MTTTLWAVSDLHGAVKANVVRIEEIQPTDPSDWLIVAGDVAERTELVLRILKQLQERYARVIWVPGNHELFSRSADRYQGREKYTELVDGCRDIGVLTPEDPYPVFDGITIVPLFTLYDYSFRGPGMTVEEAVQAAHDRQIMMTDEFAIAPFVDVRAWCWDRLAYSIKRLSLIEGPTILINHWPLVQEPTLELRHPEIALWCGTRHTRTWAERYNAQAVIYGHLHTPGETLVSGVPHIEVSLGYPREWERHGHLNPWPYPVRTIAAGDRDA, encoded by the coding sequence ATGACCACAACGCTGTGGGCCGTGAGCGACCTGCACGGCGCCGTCAAGGCCAATGTCGTCCGAATCGAGGAGATCCAGCCCACCGATCCTTCGGACTGGCTCATCGTCGCCGGTGACGTGGCGGAACGCACCGAGCTGGTGCTGCGCATACTCAAGCAGCTGCAGGAACGCTATGCCCGGGTGATCTGGGTTCCCGGCAACCACGAGCTCTTCTCTCGTTCCGCCGACCGCTACCAGGGTCGCGAGAAGTACACCGAGCTGGTCGACGGCTGCCGGGACATCGGCGTCCTCACCCCCGAGGACCCGTACCCGGTGTTCGACGGCATCACCATCGTGCCGCTGTTCACGCTCTACGACTACTCTTTCCGCGGCCCCGGCATGACCGTCGAGGAGGCCGTCCAGGCCGCTCACGACCGGCAGATCATGATGACCGACGAGTTCGCCATCGCCCCCTTCGTCGACGTCCGTGCCTGGTGCTGGGACCGGCTGGCCTACTCCATCAAACGACTCTCGCTCATCGAGGGACCCACCATCCTGATCAACCACTGGCCCCTCGTGCAGGAGCCGACGCTGGAGCTGCGCCACCCGGAGATCGCCCTGTGGTGCGGCACCCGGCACACCCGCACCTGGGCCGAACGCTACAACGCGCAGGCGGTCATCTACGGGCATCTGCACACGCCGGGGGAGACGTTGGTCTCCGGTGTGCCGCACATCGAGGTGTCCCTGGGGTACCCGCGCGAATGGGAACGCCACGGCCACCTCAACCCCTGGCCCTACCCGGTCAGGACCATCGCGGCAGGTGATCGAGATGCTTGA
- a CDS encoding MATE family efflux transporter translates to MTVSARQIFALALPALGVLSATPLYLLLDTAVIGRLGSFELAALAVGTTVQSTVTTQLTFLSYGTTARASRLYGSGQRDRAVAEGVQATWVGLAVGMAIASLIWLSAGHIGLWLSGDEATAAAAAEWLHIAAFAIPLTLVVMAGNGWLRGVQDTRRPLWFTLAGVIPGAVLIPVLVGRFGLSGSAMANVVGVSITALCFLFALAREHQGSWRPDRSIMRRQLVMGRDLILRSLSFQVAFVSAAAVAARFGTSSLAAHQIMLQLWNFITLVLDSLAIAAQALTGAALGRGSVGVAKQVGQRVIVYSLVFAGVLGAAFAAGAHVIPRLFTNDGSVLAIITGPWWVMIIMIVLGGVVFALDGVLLGAGDAAFLRTITLASVILGFLPGVWISFAVDGGLTGIWLGLLAFIVIRLLAVVWRFRSMAWAVVDTEG, encoded by the coding sequence GTGACTGTCTCCGCCAGGCAGATCTTCGCACTGGCACTGCCCGCCCTCGGCGTTCTCTCCGCCACCCCGCTCTACCTGCTTCTCGACACCGCCGTCATCGGCCGTCTCGGCTCCTTCGAGCTCGCGGCCCTCGCCGTGGGCACCACCGTCCAGTCGACGGTGACCACGCAGCTGACCTTCCTGTCCTACGGGACCACTGCGCGTGCCTCCCGGCTCTACGGTTCGGGGCAGCGCGACAGGGCCGTCGCCGAGGGCGTGCAGGCCACCTGGGTGGGCCTTGCGGTGGGCATGGCCATCGCCTCGTTGATCTGGCTCTCCGCCGGGCATATCGGTCTGTGGCTCTCGGGTGACGAAGCCACGGCAGCGGCGGCGGCCGAGTGGCTGCACATCGCCGCCTTCGCCATACCGCTGACGCTGGTGGTCATGGCGGGCAACGGTTGGTTGCGAGGTGTCCAGGACACCCGACGGCCGCTCTGGTTCACCCTGGCGGGAGTCATTCCGGGGGCGGTTCTCATTCCCGTGCTGGTGGGGAGGTTCGGACTGTCGGGTTCTGCGATGGCCAACGTCGTGGGTGTGTCCATCACCGCCCTGTGCTTCCTCTTCGCCCTGGCCCGGGAGCATCAGGGCAGTTGGCGGCCGGACAGGTCGATCATGCGTCGGCAGCTGGTCATGGGCAGGGACCTGATCCTGCGGTCCCTGTCCTTCCAGGTGGCCTTCGTGTCGGCGGCCGCTGTGGCCGCGCGTTTCGGCACCTCCTCCCTGGCGGCGCACCAGATCATGCTGCAGCTGTGGAACTTCATCACGCTCGTTCTGGATTCGCTCGCGATCGCCGCGCAGGCGCTGACGGGGGCGGCGCTCGGTCGGGGATCGGTGGGCGTGGCGAAGCAGGTGGGACAGCGGGTGATCGTGTACTCGCTGGTGTTCGCCGGGGTGCTCGGAGCTGCGTTCGCGGCGGGCGCCCACGTGATTCCGCGGCTGTTCACCAACGACGGATCCGTCCTGGCGATCATCACGGGGCCGTGGTGGGTGATGATCATCATGATCGTCCTCGGCGGAGTCGTCTTCGCCCTCGACGGCGTGCTGCTGGGCGCCGGTGACGCCGCCTTCCTGCGGACGATCACCCTCGCGTCCGTCATCCTGGGTTTCCTGCCCGGCGTGTGGATCTCCTTCGCCGTCGACGGCGGCCTGACCGGCATCTGGCTGGGGTTGCTGGCGTTCATCGTCATCCGGCTCCTCGCGGTGGTCTGGCGCTTCCGGTCCATGGCGTGGGCTGTGGTAGATACTGAGGGATAA
- a CDS encoding DHH family phosphoesterase, with amino-acid sequence MPPYAEAAAAIEAAHSVAVIGHVRADADAIGSVCATVGALRQLGKQAVGLIGQSHPFADNLRTIPGAEEIALADSLPDVDLIITVDCGSLDRTGTLATAVSARAQDTVVIDHHASNPGFGRVDLIDVQAESTTTVLGRLFEHLGVTLDQPIAHALYAGVLTDTGSFRWGSPQMHTFAARLMETGLDVRSIAVDLLDSGTVVDLRMMGRALSSVEVHEAGDYRLAVIVADHDLIRTGSLPAVEGLVDFVRSLQGTNLGVVFKESLPDLWHVSLRSNQINVALLAVALGGGGHTPAAGYTAHGTIEEVLEELLGELRAS; translated from the coding sequence GTGCCGCCCTACGCGGAGGCGGCGGCGGCGATCGAGGCTGCGCACAGCGTCGCCGTCATCGGTCACGTGCGCGCTGACGCGGACGCCATCGGTTCCGTATGCGCCACGGTGGGTGCCCTGCGTCAGCTGGGCAAGCAGGCGGTGGGGCTCATCGGACAGTCCCATCCCTTCGCGGACAACCTGCGCACCATCCCCGGTGCGGAGGAGATCGCGCTGGCCGATTCGCTTCCCGACGTCGACCTCATCATCACAGTCGACTGCGGCTCACTCGACCGCACGGGAACGCTCGCCACTGCGGTGTCGGCGCGCGCGCAGGACACCGTGGTCATCGACCACCATGCCTCGAACCCCGGTTTCGGCCGGGTGGACCTGATCGATGTCCAGGCCGAATCCACGACCACGGTCCTCGGCCGACTCTTCGAGCACCTGGGCGTCACGCTGGATCAGCCGATCGCCCACGCCCTGTACGCGGGCGTGCTCACCGACACCGGGAGCTTCCGGTGGGGCAGCCCGCAGATGCACACCTTCGCGGCCCGTCTCATGGAGACCGGTCTGGATGTCCGTTCCATCGCCGTCGACCTCCTCGATTCCGGCACCGTCGTCGACCTGCGCATGATGGGACGCGCCCTGTCGAGCGTGGAGGTCCATGAGGCCGGTGACTACCGGTTGGCGGTGATCGTGGCCGACCATGACCTCATCCGGACGGGATCGTTGCCGGCGGTCGAGGGCCTGGTGGATTTCGTGCGTTCCCTGCAGGGCACGAATCTGGGCGTGGTGTTCAAGGAATCCCTGCCTGACCTCTGGCACGTCTCGCTGCGGTCCAACCAGATCAACGTCGCACTGCTCGCCGTCGCTCTGGGCGGCGGCGGGCACACACCGGCGGCCGGCTACACCGCCCACGGCACCATCGAGGAGGTCCTGGAGGAACTGCTGGGGGAGCTGCGGGCGTCGTGA
- the rbfA gene encoding 30S ribosome-binding factor RbfA, with protein sequence MADNARAGRMAKRIQTIVASAIEREVKDRRLELVTVTDTRVTGDLHDATVYYTVRGQSIDDKPDYDTAAEALHRARGQLRKIVGDQLGVRFTPTLSFEVDTVPESSAHMEGLLARARARDAELAKLKENAKPAGDANPYKTEGDQ encoded by the coding sequence ATGGCAGACAACGCCCGCGCCGGCCGAATGGCAAAGCGCATCCAGACCATCGTGGCCTCTGCCATCGAACGCGAGGTCAAGGACCGCCGCCTGGAGCTGGTCACCGTCACCGATACCCGGGTGACCGGTGATCTGCATGACGCGACGGTGTACTACACGGTCCGCGGACAGTCCATCGATGACAAGCCCGACTATGACACCGCCGCCGAAGCCCTCCACCGCGCCCGCGGTCAGCTGCGCAAGATCGTGGGTGACCAGCTGGGTGTGCGTTTCACCCCCACCCTCTCCTTCGAGGTGGATACCGTTCCGGAGTCCTCGGCCCACATGGAGGGCCTGTTGGCCCGCGCCCGCGCCCGTGACGCGGAGCTGGCGAAGCTGAAGGAGAACGCGAAGCCGGCCGGCGACGCCAACCCGTACAAGACAGAGGGCGATCAGTAG